The Natrinema pellirubrum DSM 15624 region GGAGTATCTCCGGGGAATCAGCGCGATCGGCGCTCCAATCTTGGGCAACGACGGCACCGTCTACGGGGCGGTCACCGTCGCCGGCCCACAACACCGCCTCGAGAACGAGTGGGAGGAAAACGACCTACGAGACCGGTTGCTGTCGACGGCGAACACGATCGAAGTGAACGTGATGTTCTCGTAGCCGTTCAGTCAGGCCGAACGCAGCAGTACAGAGCGAGACGAACGCCGGTTGGAACCCAGCAACCGTGGACGGGCACGAAAAGCAGTCGTTCTCCAAGGAAATTACAACCGTACGATTGTAATGAAGTATCGGTGGTCGGCCGGTGGTCGCCGCGGCCCCGCCGGCGTTCGATAGGCAGTCGCCGGCCAACGAGCGACCGGAGCGCCGGTCCCACCGAGTGGTGTTCGAAACCCTATCTAACGGAACACAAAGTATACTATCTTACTGATAAAAGCCGCCCCCTCGAGCGATTGGTGCGAAAATCCGGTATCGTCCGTGAGTCGTCTCAAATAGTCCCAAACCGAACGAATAGCGCCCTCCAGCCGGACTACTCGGAAACGAGACGGGGCAATCGGCTCGGACGGCGTTCCAGCCCCGATTCGTCGCTAGCGCCACACTGTTCGTACGTATTCCAACGGTTAGCAACGGCTTTCCGGGCAGAATCGTATAGCCACTGTGGCATCGGTCCGGGAGAGGATCGAGCGGCCGCGGTCCGCTCCATCAAAGTTATAAATAAAACAGTTGTTTCGAATAGTATCGGCTATCCATTACTTGTTGGCGGTGATGGCCGGACGCACCGCGAGTGGCCGATCGGACTCGAGCAATGGATTACACTGTTTTCGTGACGGAGAGTTCCGATGAACATCGGCAGAGTACTGCCGGCAAATTATGAACGAATTTATGTAGCGGCCGCCCGATACGGACGATATGCGACTCGAGGACAAGACAGTAGTTATCACAGGTGCGGCGTCGGGGATCGGTCGGTCGACCGCCAAGCGGTGTGCCGAGGAGGGGGCACGCGTCATCGTCACGGACGTCGATATCGAGGGCGGCGAGGAGACCGTCGAGCGAATCGAGGCGGCCGGCGGCGAGGCGGAGTTCGCCGAACTCGACGTCACCGACAGCGAGCAGTTCCACGACGTCGTCGACACCGTGGCCGAGGAGTACGGCATCGACGTGATGGTCAACAACGCCGGCACCGGCCATCCTGGCGGGAACCTCGAGGACCTCGACGACGAGACCCGGGACTTCGTGATCGATATCAACATCAAAGGCGTCTGGAACGGCTGTTCGGCCGCGCTGCCCCACATGAAAGACCAGGGCCACGGCTCGATCGTCAACGTCGGTTCGCTGGCGAGCATTCTCGGGCTCCCCAAGCAGGCGGCTTACTCGACGACCAAGGCCGCCGTATTGAACATGACTCGGACGGTCGCGGCCGAGGCCGGCCCCTACGGCGTCCGCGCCAACGCCGTCTGCCCCGGCTTCACCGAGACACAGATGCTCGAGGGCTTTCTCGCACAGCAGGACGACCCGGAGGTAGCCAGAACGGAGATGATCGAGGACTACCCGCTCAAGCGACTGGGCGAGCCCGAGGAGATCGCAAACGCCATCCTCTTTCTGGCCAGCGACGAGGCCTCGTTCGTCAGCGGCCACGGGCTGGTCGTCGACGGCGGGTTCTCGACCTGCTGACTACGCCTCGCGGGTCAGTGCCACGCTTGCGAGCTGATCGCCCGCGGTCACCGTCGCCTCGCGCGTGAGCGCGTAAAGGAGCCCGCTTCGTTCCGTTCGGGCCTCCTGAAGCGCGTCGTAGGTCGTCGGATCGTACACCGTCCCGATGGGCTCCCCCTCGGCGATCTCGTCGCCGACGGCGAGCCTGGGCGTCGGCCGGAAGAGGCCGGCGGCGTCCGCGGAGACCTGTCCGAGATGGTTGCGGGCGATCCGCTGGTCGCGCTCGGGGACCGCGCCGGGGAGCAACTCGAGGGAGCGACAGACGGCCAACAGCCCCGTCACGCCCGTCTCGACGACGTCTTCGAGGATCTGTTTGTTGTGGGCAAGTTCCGGCGTGATCGACGGGATACCTGCCTCGGCGGCGGCGACCCGGAGCTTCCCCTCGAAACCGCGTCGGTGCCACTCGTCGGGGGCGTCTTCGCCGGCCCCCTCGGCGAGCAGGAGATCGGTGCCGAACGCCGCCGCGAGATCGCGGGAGCGCTCGTCGCCCTCGCGATAGACGACGTGGGGCAGCATGTCGGGACTCCCCGTGTGGAGGTCGACAACGGCGTCGGCCGCCGTGACGTACTCCCAGAGGCGGGCGGCCAGCCGCTGGTGGAGGCTGCCCTCGGCATCGCCCGGCCAGATCCGGTTCATGTTCGGGTGGACGCTGTCGAGTTGCTCCGGCGTCGTATACGAGACCCGGTCGAACGTCAGCGGGTTCGCGACGGGGACGGCGATCACGGTTCCGGACAGCGACTCGAGGGGAAGTCGCTCGTGGAACCGTCGGAGGACTTCGGTGCCGTTGATCTCGCGGCCGTGCTGGGCCGCCTGCACGTACAGCGTCGGCCCCGGTGTCACGCCGCGATAGGTGTGGACCGTCGTCGTCAGCTCGACGCCCGACGGGAGTCGTGCGAGGGTGATGCGATCCGCCGTGTGCGTCCCACCGCTCATGACGGCCCGTTCCACGGCCCGCGGTATGTAACTGCGGCCGGCCACCGTCAGCGACCGAGCCCTGAGCGGCGCGGTCAGTCAGGACCGACGTACTCGACGAGCCGAGTCGTGGCCTCGTCGACGACGTCCGTTCCGAGCCGCCCCTGATAGCGCTCGATCAGGTCGGCGTCGATCGAGTTGACCGACCACGGCATGATCGAACTCGAGCGGGGTGCGCCGCCGTCGTCCCAGTCACCCTCGTTCAGCGGGAGTCGTTCGTCGTACCACGTCCGGGTCGTAAGCGAGAGGGCGATATACTGCTCGCCGTGAAACGGCGTTTCCTCGCTGCCGACGATGAGAAACGGCCGTCCACTCGAATCGCCTCTGAACGGGTCGACGGCGATGACGACATCGCAGCGCTCGTCTCTCATTGCGGTTCGTTCTCGGCGGCGTGCGCCCGCCAGTCATCGAGATCTTCCTCCCCGTACCGCTCGTTTAGCGAGTCGATGAGTCGATGCAGGTCGTACGCCCGACGGACCGACTCCATCTCGCCGATCGCCCAGTAGTCACCCTTGTGTCGAACGAGATCGCGGTCCTCGAGGCGACTGAGGACCGTTCCCAGCGAGTTTTGCTTGACGTCAACCCGGGCGGCGATCTCCGAGGGAGTGTACGCCTTGTCGTTGTTATCGGCGAGAAACCGAACGACTTTCTCGGCGTTCGTGAGTCCACGGAGTTCCTCGTCCGAGTTCTCGTCGAACGTCTCGATATCGAGCGGCATAGGGGTCAGTAGAGTAATCGAAGTAATAAGCGTTATTCTGTAAGTGGTATCATAGTAGCCGGGAGTCAGCACGGGATCACAGGGACGGACCACTACCGTTTTCCCTCGGCCCGCCGTCGCGCATGATATGGGAGACGTTACTGCCACCCTGCACACGAACCGCGGCGATATCGAGGTCGAACTCTACGACGAGCGGGCCCCCCGAACCGTCGACAACTTCGTCGGGCTCGCGACCGGCGGCAAGACCTGGGAAGACCCCGAGACGGGCGAAGAAATCGACGGCGAGCCCCTGTACGACGACGTCGCCTTCCACCGCGTCATCGAGGGCTTCATGATCCAGGGCGGCGACCCGACCGAGACCGGCCGCGGCGGTCCCGGCTACCAGTTCGACGACGAGTTCCACGACGAACTACGCCACGACGACGAGGGCATCCTGAGCATGGCCAACTCCGGGCCCGACACCAACGGCTCGCAGTTCTTCATCACCCTCGACGCCCAGCCCCACCTCGACGACCGCCACGCCGTGTTCGGTAAGGTCACCGACGGCATGGACGTCGTCCACGAGATCGGAAACGTCGAGACCGACGCCAACGACCAGCCCCAGGAAGACGTCGTCCTCGAGTCGGTCTCCGTCGACTACGAGTAAACTCGCTCGAGCAGATCGACCAAGACGTTTTACCGAACCCCCGCTTGTGGGCGTAACATGGAATCGCCTTCGCCCACTGACGGACTCCGGACGCGGCTTCGGCGACAGGAGGTCGTTACCGACCTCTGCCGGCGGGCGCTGGAGACGGACGACCCCGAGGGGTTCCTTCGCGACGTGGCCGCGACCGTCACCGAGACGGTCGGAGCCGAGTACTGTGTCGTCCTCGAGTCGCTTCCGGACGGGGAGACGGGCGTTTGTAGAGCCAGCGTCGGCTGGGAGGCCGATCGGATCGGGGCGACGGTTTCGACTGGGCCGGAGACGCATCTGGGCGCTTCGCTTCGAGCCGACCAGCCGGTCGTCACCGACGATCCGGGGGCCGGCGAACGGATGGTCCTCCCCGAGTCACTCGCCGCACAGTCGATCACCAGCGCCGTCGGCGTCCCCATCGGCTCCGACGACGATCCATGGGGCGTCCTCGCGGTGTATGCGACCGACCGAGCGGCGGCCACGGACGCGACGGTCGACTTCTGCCGCCGCGTGGCCGCCCTCCTCGAGCCGGCCGTCGAGAACGTCCGTACGCGGCGCGACCTTGCGGCGTCCAAGCGGCGCTACCGGACGCTCGTCGAGTCCTTCCCCAACGGCGTGGTCACGCTCGTCGACGAGGACCTCACGTACCGGACCGTCGGCGGCGAGCCAACGGCCGTGGCCGGCGTCACGGCCGCCGAGATCGAGGGGGAATCGGTCCGGGACGCCATCCCGGAGTCGCTGGCCGACGAACTCGTCCCGCGGTACGAGGCCGCACTCGAGGGCGAGTCCAGTTCGTTCGAAGCGACCTCGAACGGCCGCGTCTACGATTTCCACATCGTCCCGGTTCGTGACGACGGCGGCGAGCCGACCGCCGCGATCGGCATGTCCCAGGATGTCACCGAGCGCGACGAGTACGAGCGCCAACTCGAGGAGTCCGAGCAGCGATACCGGACGCTGATCGATCACTTCCCAAACGGCGCGGTCGGACTGTTCGACGAGGACCTCCGGTACCGGATTGCCGGCGGCGATGCCTTCGACGAGATCGGCGCGTCGGCGGACGAGATCGTCGGGAAGACGCTCTGGGAACGGTATCCGTCGGCGCTTGCCGAGCGCCTCGAGCCACGGTTCCGGGCGGCCCTCGAGGGCGAGACCAGTTCGTTCGAGCTGGCGTTTCACGACCGGGACTGGACGGCATACACGCTCCCCGTCGCGGACGACGACGGCGAGATCTTCGGCGGGATGATCATGGTCCAGGAGATCACCGAACGCAAGGAACGCGAACGGAAGCTCCGGGAGCGCGAACGCCAACTCGAGCGGTACCAGCAATACACCGACGAGATCCTGGACGCGATCGACGACGTGTTCTACGTCGTCGACGAGGACGGCGGTCTCCAGCGCTGGAACGAGAGCCTGACCGCAGTGACGGGGTATCCGGACGAGGAGATCGCGTCGATGGAGCCGACCGACTTCTTCGAGGGCGAGGACCGAACGACCGCCGCCGCTGCGATCCGCGAGGGCTTCGAGACGGGGTCGGTCAGCGTCGAAGTGAACCTCGCTACGAACGACGGCGACACCGTCCCCTTCGAGTTCAACGCCACGACGCTCGAGGATCCCCAGGGGAACGCGGTGCTGGCGGGGATCGGGCGCGACGTCAGCGACCGGGTCGAGCGCCAGCGTCGACTCGAGGAGTCGGAACGACGCTACCGGACGCTGGCCAAGCACTTCCCCAACGGGGCCGTCGGCATCTACGATCACGACCTCACGTACACGCTCGCCGAGGGTATCGAACTCGGCGAGACGCTTCCCGCCGCGGACCGACTCGAGGGCAGCCGGCTCCCCGACCGCTTCCCCGACCACACGGTGGCGGACCTCGAGCCGCTGTTCCGGACGGCCGTCGAGGACGGCGAGACCGGCGACGTCCAGACCGAGTTCGGCGGCCGTGTCTGGCGTGTCTGGGCGACGCCGTTGTGCGACGCCGACGGCGAGATCTTCGCCGGGCTCAGTTTCGCACAGGACGTGACCGAGCAGGTCGAACGCGAAAACGACCTCGAGCGCTACGAGACCATCGTCGAGGTGGTCAACGACGGCGTCTACGTCGTCGACGAGGACGGCTACTTCACTATGGTCAACGAGACGTACGCAGCGATGCTGGGGTACGACCCATCGGATCTCATCGGCGAACACGTCTCGCTGGTCGCCGACGAGACGGTCATCGACCGGGCCAGGGAACTGGAATCCGACACAGCGGCCGGCGAGTTACCGACGATAGAAGCCCCGATTCGAACGGCTGACGGCGACACGATCCCCATGGAAGCGAGCTTCGCGATGTTACCGACCGACGACAGTTCGTGGCACCGCGTCGGCGTCGCCCGGGACATCAGCGAACGGAAAGCCTGGGAACGGGAACTCGAGGAGAGCGAGCGGCGGTACCGAACCCTCGTCGAGAACTTCCCCGACGGCGCGGTCGGCCTCTACGACGAGGCCCTCGAGTATCTCGTCGTCGGTGGCGAGGCCTTCGACAA contains the following coding sequences:
- a CDS encoding type II toxin-antitoxin system PemK/MazF family toxin codes for the protein MRDERCDVVIAVDPFRGDSSGRPFLIVGSEETPFHGEQYIALSLTTRTWYDERLPLNEGDWDDGGAPRSSSIMPWSVNSIDADLIERYQGRLGTDVVDEATTRLVEYVGPD
- a CDS encoding succinylglutamate desuccinylase/aspartoacylase family protein; protein product: MSGGTHTADRITLARLPSGVELTTTVHTYRGVTPGPTLYVQAAQHGREINGTEVLRRFHERLPLESLSGTVIAVPVANPLTFDRVSYTTPEQLDSVHPNMNRIWPGDAEGSLHQRLAARLWEYVTAADAVVDLHTGSPDMLPHVVYREGDERSRDLAAAFGTDLLLAEGAGEDAPDEWHRRGFEGKLRVAAAEAGIPSITPELAHNKQILEDVVETGVTGLLAVCRSLELLPGAVPERDQRIARNHLGQVSADAAGLFRPTPRLAVGDEIAEGEPIGTVYDPTTYDALQEARTERSGLLYALTREATVTAGDQLASVALTREA
- a CDS encoding SDR family NAD(P)-dependent oxidoreductase; protein product: MRLEDKTVVITGAASGIGRSTAKRCAEEGARVIVTDVDIEGGEETVERIEAAGGEAEFAELDVTDSEQFHDVVDTVAEEYGIDVMVNNAGTGHPGGNLEDLDDETRDFVIDINIKGVWNGCSAALPHMKDQGHGSIVNVGSLASILGLPKQAAYSTTKAAVLNMTRTVAAEAGPYGVRANAVCPGFTETQMLEGFLAQQDDPEVARTEMIEDYPLKRLGEPEEIANAILFLASDEASFVSGHGLVVDGGFSTC
- a CDS encoding PAS domain S-box protein translates to MESPSPTDGLRTRLRRQEVVTDLCRRALETDDPEGFLRDVAATVTETVGAEYCVVLESLPDGETGVCRASVGWEADRIGATVSTGPETHLGASLRADQPVVTDDPGAGERMVLPESLAAQSITSAVGVPIGSDDDPWGVLAVYATDRAAATDATVDFCRRVAALLEPAVENVRTRRDLAASKRRYRTLVESFPNGVVTLVDEDLTYRTVGGEPTAVAGVTAAEIEGESVRDAIPESLADELVPRYEAALEGESSSFEATSNGRVYDFHIVPVRDDGGEPTAAIGMSQDVTERDEYERQLEESEQRYRTLIDHFPNGAVGLFDEDLRYRIAGGDAFDEIGASADEIVGKTLWERYPSALAERLEPRFRAALEGETSSFELAFHDRDWTAYTLPVADDDGEIFGGMIMVQEITERKERERKLRERERQLERYQQYTDEILDAIDDVFYVVDEDGGLQRWNESLTAVTGYPDEEIASMEPTDFFEGEDRTTAAAAIREGFETGSVSVEVNLATNDGDTVPFEFNATTLEDPQGNAVLAGIGRDVSDRVERQRRLEESERRYRTLAKHFPNGAVGIYDHDLTYTLAEGIELGETLPAADRLEGSRLPDRFPDHTVADLEPLFRTAVEDGETGDVQTEFGGRVWRVWATPLCDADGEIFAGLSFAQDVTEQVERENDLERYETIVEVVNDGVYVVDEDGYFTMVNETYAAMLGYDPSDLIGEHVSLVADETVIDRARELESDTAAGELPTIEAPIRTADGDTIPMEASFAMLPTDDSSWHRVGVARDISERKAWERELEESERRYRTLVENFPDGAVGLYDEALEYLVVGGEAFDKLGIAESEIIGTTLADRYPDDLVAEIEPHFRAVFDGESNTFEYRTRGRDVRAHTLPVRNEDGEIFAGMVMAQDVTERREYERKLEQSNERLEQFAYAASHDLQEPLRMITSYLTLLEQRYGDAFDEDGEEFLAYAVDGAERMREMIDGLLEYSRVETNGNPFEPTDLNAVLEDVLADLQVRIEETDAEVTIGDLPRLEADASQLRQVFQNLLENALTYSGDESPRVRVDAERRGTQWEIAVHDEGIGIDPEDHDRVFNVFDRLHSREKYEGTGIGLALCERIVERHGGEITIDSAPDEGTTVSVVLPVSPE
- a CDS encoding peptidylprolyl isomerase: MGDVTATLHTNRGDIEVELYDERAPRTVDNFVGLATGGKTWEDPETGEEIDGEPLYDDVAFHRVIEGFMIQGGDPTETGRGGPGYQFDDEFHDELRHDDEGILSMANSGPDTNGSQFFITLDAQPHLDDRHAVFGKVTDGMDVVHEIGNVETDANDQPQEDVVLESVSVDYE
- a CDS encoding helix-turn-helix domain-containing protein, which translates into the protein MPLDIETFDENSDEELRGLTNAEKVVRFLADNNDKAYTPSEIAARVDVKQNSLGTVLSRLEDRDLVRHKGDYWAIGEMESVRRAYDLHRLIDSLNERYGEEDLDDWRAHAAENEPQ